The Amycolatopsis jiangsuensis nucleotide sequence GGAACCGGGTCTCTCGGCTGGAGGACCCGTGCAGGAGCGCGAGCCCGCCACGACGCGACGAACGCCTCCCCACACTCAGCCTGGAACTCCCACGGGTCGCTGACCGCCGGGACCTCGCCACCCCGAATTGCCCGCGGCCCCTCGACCACCTGAACACCTTCCTCGCACCTGAACGGACAAGGTGGCGCCTAACCCGTCCGAAACGCGCGGCTAGGATGCCATGCGAACGCAGGTGCGGGCTTCGCATCGGATTCGCGACAAGGGGGACGTAGTGGCCGCGGAGGGGTCCGGAGCGCAGGAGCGTTCCGGTGGACGAGTGGAGTCCCGTGGAGGTCCGGCGCCCCGGCGCAAGCTGCTCATGGGCGAGATCGTCGACCAGGCCATGCGCCTGTTCGCCGAGCGCGGGTACGACGGGACCACCTTGCAGGACGTCGCGGACGCGGTCGGGCTGAGCCGGCCCAACCTCTACAACTACGTGAAGAGCAAGGAAGAGCTGCTCGTCGCCATGGTCGAGGCCACCGCGCGGGACGCGGCGAACTCGTTGCGTGAGGTCCGCCGGCGCACCGACCTCGATCCGGCGGACAAGCTGCGCCTGCTCGTGCGCGCCCTGGTCCTGCGCCGCGCCGAACAGCCGGCGCAGTTCCGCACGCTCGACCGCAGCGAGCAGTCGCTGCCACCGGAGATCGCAAAGAAGCACCTCCGGGGGCGGCGTGCCGTCCTCAAGGAGATCACGGGCGTCATCGAGGAGGGCGTCACGGCCGGTCACTTCCGGC carries:
- a CDS encoding TetR/AcrR family transcriptional regulator, which produces MESRGGPAPRRKLLMGEIVDQAMRLFAERGYDGTTLQDVADAVGLSRPNLYNYVKSKEELLVAMVEATARDAANSLREVRRRTDLDPADKLRLLVRALVLRRAEQPAQFRTLDRSEQSLPPEIAKKHLRGRRAVLKEITGVIEEGVTAGHFRPVDARVSALSIIGMCNWVAWWFHPSEDHPAEPVADQIAENAVAMVARAAGHTPDTPTPLGAVALLQQDLDYLTRLLSEPGGPAKLPPGNG